CAAACAAAACGGTTCGGGGATACCTGCATTGTAGAAATTGACCGTGATGGTACAAAGATTACTTACGCAGTCACCCTTTTTGAATTTGAAAGGGAAGAGAAGTAAGATTGAGAAAATAAAGATTACTTCGTTGTTTCACTCCTCGTAATGACACTTTAGTTTTGGCGTTTTACTTCAATTGCCCATATATCGTTCGTCTGGTCACTCATCCATGCCAAACGGATCATCGGTCATCGTTCCATGAAACTTTTCCGCATGGGTGAGGGCATCCTGTCGTTGTTGAAAGACATGGATGCGGTTATCATTGGTCTCGTTAGTAATGAGTTCACTTTCTACAAAATATGCCATGTATGAGTCTATCTTATTGCCCCTGATTTCATCAGTGACTATAACATGATCAACCCATTGGGCGTTGTTTTGGAACCACTGCACTGCGCAATAGATAGAGCAAAATTTCTTTACTGAGTGGTCCTTAAGGACTATATCAACCTCATAGATAAGCGGAATCGCAGATCCATCATAGACACAACGCGGGCTTTTCAAGAATTTTTGATAAGATACCCCTGCGAGCGCAACGATCAAAATAATGATAAGTCCGATCCAGAATTTTTTTGTCATGTAAGTATCAAATGTATTGTCACCATCGCAATGGAGGCAAGCAGGCAAAAGGCAGATAAACTATTTACCTTCATTAAAAGCCTCTCTGTTACAATTTTCGTTTCTGTAACCATGCAAAAAAGACGCAGGATGCCCATCCAGCCAATAGCAAAGGTACCAATGACAAACAGCCCCAGCATAATGGGTGCGTCAGGTACCAGGCCATTCCCCATAAAACAGTAAATACAATGATGATAGGGCAGTTGCATAAGCCTTGGGGCAATGTTTTCAATAAACGCATAGATCACAACAGGGATATTGATAACCCCTATTACAGCCTGACCGTAAAGGATAATTTTCCTGTATAATGGTGCTAATGAAAGCCATTTTTTTGAAAGAGGTATCCATAACAAAGCAATAAGGATTATATTTGTCAGATAATATACAATAAATAAAATCTTTTGAAAGTGCCTTCCAAAGATGGCCTGGGGGATCATTGCAGAAGGTCTTAGTGGCACATCAAAGAAGGTGGCACAGCAGGAGACGGACATCAATGGCTTCATACGGAGCACATAATAAATATCCGCAATACTATCGGCCAGGAGTATGCTACAGACGATGAGCAGAAGGAATAAATTCTTCCTGACCAGAGGTGTCGTGGGGATAGATTTGTCAATGTAATAACACAGCAACCAGCCACCCATGACAAAAAAGGAAATAGGTTTAATGATTTGTAAAAAGGTGACCGTGGAGGGTAAAATCTGGGTAACCCCGAACATACACATCGCACCGGGTACCTCAGACACAAAGCTCTGGAGCATGAAGTAAAACCACGGCCAGGCAAGCATCCTTACGGATAGAATCACACACGCCAGGAGAAATATCAGATAACCCTTCTGTTCAAATTTGCCTTTCGTCTCTGACGGTATCCTAGGTTCAAAACGAAGATACGTCTTTAAGGCTGTGTAAAATAAAAATCCGCCTAAGAAGAGAGACAAAAAGGCAATAAACAACATGATAAGGGTGTAGACATTAACAATCATCAGAATAATTTACCAAGGTTTAGCAATTGACTTTCGGAAGTTAAAAATGCGTGTCTGATAGATAACATTTTACCTATTCTTCATTTCTTTGTTACCTTGATATTGTAATTCACTCCTTGTTCTAAGTTTAGCACGTTCCCATATATCATTATCGACATGAGCTCACATCCACCAAAAGACGATGTCTTTGTAATGGTTAGACCCAGGTTAATATCCTTAACCTGCACAGGGGTATTTCTATCCGTATCAGTACCATCTCCCAATTGACCATGATCATTACACCCCCAGGCCCAGACTGTGCCATCTGACTTCACGGCAACGGTATGATACCATCCAGCTGAAATTTGTGGGCTTACTAATCCAGGCGATGCGCTACTGGCAATCAATGGCTGTGAAAACAGAACTGCTATACACCAAAAAGAGTATAAAATAAACCTCCACGCCATAGGCATGATAAGGCTGAATGATACGTTTTTCATAATCTCGCTTGTCTCCGCTTAATAAATTATGAGATTTTTCGGAGGTTCGTCAGCATTTACCACTTCGGCAAAGTCGATTTTTTTAGAGTTACAAACAACACCAACATTTTGGCATACTTCGCAACGTTATTGGAAGTACTACCAATAAAGATCTCTTTAAATTTTTGAATACATAATTTTCCATCCTTTTATTTAAACCAATTTTGTGTTTTGAGACATATCTTAACTAACATGAGCATCACAGGAACCTCAATTAGTACTCCCACAACAGTAGCCAGAGAGGCCCCTGATGACAGGCCAAAAAGCATCGTTGAGGTGGCAATAGCCACCTCAAAATGATTGCTTGCCCCGATCATCGCAGTGGGCGCCGCATCCCTGTAACCTAACCCCAGAAATCTTGCTAATGCATAACTTATTGCAAAGATAAAACAGGTTTGAATAAAAAGGGGGATCGCTATAAAAAGAATCGCTTGTTGTTGAGTAATAATCACATCGCCCTTGAATGAAAACAAAAGAACCAGTGTGGCCAGAAGTGCTGTTATGGATACCGGCGTTAAGAAGTGCAGGAATTTTTTCTGGAACCACACCAACCCCTTGGTTTTAATAATCCATCTCCGGGAAAAATACCCCGCTACCAGGGGAAGGGCAACGTAAATTAAAACAGAGAGCGCTATTGTTTCCCAGGGAATAGGCATCTTGTTTACTTTTAATAAGAAACCACCCAACGGGGCATACAAAACCAGCATGGTCAAAGAGTTTATGGCCACCATCACCAGGGTTAGCCCGTCGTTGCCCCTTGCTAAATATCCCCACATTAAAACCATCGCTGTACAGGGTGCGATTCCTAAGAGTATAGCGCCTGATATATATGAACGATAAAGCCCCACAGTGCTTCCGTCTTTAATAATTTCTGTGCCGGGTAAAAAATCTTTAAACAGATGCCCCAAAAAAAATGTCGCGATTACATACATCGTAAACGGTTTAATACACCAATTAATAAATAAAGTCAAAAAAACTGGCTTAGGAGTCTTTCCTGCTTTTATAACTTCCGCAAAGTCTATCTTCACCATGATAGGGTACATCATAAAAAAAAGACAGACCGCAATAGGAATAGAAACTTCATATACTGCAAGGGAATCTAACTTGACTGCAACGTCGGGCGCTGCCTTTCCCAGAACAATGCCTGCCCCGATACAAAGCAAAACCCAGAACGTTAAGTATTTCTCAAAAAAAGCTAATTTAAAGTTTATCTTGTTTGAGTAGCTCAACAATGTGTCTTTCAATTAAATCTCTGACCGTAACGAAATATTGCTTATTCTTGGCTTTGGGATCAGGAATATTCCAATCAATGGTTTTCTCTTTCGGGGTAAGAGGATAGTTTTTCGTACATCCCATGGTGATAAATTTTGTGGCATTAACGATCATTTTTTTATCAAGCACTTTTGGCTTTTGTTGAGAAATATCAATGCCTCTTTCTTTCATAACCTCGATTGCCACAGGGTTTATTTCTTTAGCAATCTCCGTTCCTGCACTCCGCGCAACAGCTTTATCAGTCAGTGTATTAAAAATACCTTCTGCCATCTGACTGCGGCAGGCATTCTCTACGCATACAAACAAATAAATTGGCCTTGAATCCATAATTAAATATCATTGCAACATTTTAGCTGTTTGAAAAATTTCCTTTAATAAGTTACTACTACTTGTTCCCAAACTCTTGTTTGGGAACACAATTGCAGAGAAACTGAGTTTCTCACCCATTACACTCCCAAACAGGAGTTTGGGAACGAGCAGTTGAAAAATATTTTTATATAGCAAACACATGAAATATGTTAACATCTTTCTTCTTTCTTTTTCTGTACAATCTCTTGTAAAAAATGTGTCACTTTTTCTATATTTTCTTCTTTGAGTGAATAGTAGACCCATTTACCGTCCTTCCGGTCTTTAATGAGACCGCTTTCCCTTAAAATTCCCAGGTGGTGAGAAACAAGATTTTGCGAGAGTTTGAAATATTCATAAATATGACACACGCATTTCTCTCCGGATGCAAGATAGGAAATAATATTGAGACGGATGTCACTGCTCAGCGCTTTTAGTAATTTGGCAAATTTTTGAGTTTTAAAAGCATTCATGAATATATATCAAATTATATTGATATAATATGGATTGAAAACCTGAATGTCAAGGTGCTTGTTATGATAAAAATAATTTTAACTGTGATTATAATTTCGATTTTAAATTTTAAATATGGATAAAATTTGTTGTTTTTTTCATCGTAATCCTATATCATTTTTAGTAAAAAAACCTTGAGGAATTTATGAATTACAAACCCTACGCCATCTCCTGGAACACGACCTATCGATGCAACCTGCGCTGCAGCCACTGTTATCTTGATACAAACGCATTAACGAGGCAATCTGCCAGCGAATTGAGCACCCAAGAGGGATTTCGGCTCATAGACCAAATGGCTGAGCTTAATCCCAATCAGTTGCTGATCCTTACCGGTGGTGAGCCTCTGTTGAGAAAGGATATTTATGACCTGGCTTCCTACGCCTCTCGAAAAGGGATGATGGTAGTCCTGGGAACAAATGGCAACCTGATTGATGACGATGTTGCTAAGAAACTCAAAGAAAGCGGTGTTACAGGGGTTGGTATCAGCCTTGACTCCATCGTACCTGAAAGACACGATAATTTCAGGGGAATTCCCGGTGCATGGGACGACACCCTGAATGGAATTGAGGCATGTCGCAGACAAGGTATCGAATTTCAAATACAAACCACGGTTACCAGGGAAAACTTCCATGAAATCCCTGATATTATTGAGTTTTCTTACAATCTGGGAGCCAAGGTCTTTAATTTGTTCTTTTTAGTGTGTACCGGGAAGGGACAAGAACTGACGGATATTACACCTCAGCAGTACGATCAGGCATTGCACCAACTGTATGAGATCCAAAAGAAATATCAGGGGAAGATGATGGTGGGCGCAAAGTGTGCACCGCACTATCGAAGGATTGTGTATGAACACGATGCATCCTCTCCGCTCATTCGAACCTATGCAGGTGGCTGCCCGGCCGGCACTCACTATTGCAGGGTTACACCCGAAGGAAATGTTACACCGTGTCCTTACATGCCGAATATTTCCGGGAATGTGAGAGAAAAAAGCTTTGGAGAAATCTGGAAACACACCGCTGATTTTCAAACCTTGCGTAATGCCAATCTCCATGGCAGATGCGGTATGTGTGAATTTCAATATATCTGCAAGGGATGCCGTGCACGGGCATTGGCGGCCGCGGGAAATCAGATGGACGAGGATGCATGGTGCGACTATGTTCCCGGAAAATATGGAAGCAAGGTCATCCAATTGGCAACATCCGAAACCTTTGGTATCGAAGAGAATTTTACCATGCCATGGAGTATTGACGCACGGAATATTCTGAAACAGATCCCTTCTTTTGGGCGAGGCATGGTTATTAAAGGTGTGGAACGTTTTGCAGTAAACAAGCGGTATCCGGAAGTAACGGTAGACGTAATGAGAGCAGCACGTGAAGAAATGATGTCGAATAGGAAGACGGCATTTCCCATGAAAAGCGACGAAAGAACGCAACCCCCTTCCCCTTCGATGGGTAAGAACGGGGGCGAGCCATTGCAAAATGAAGAAATTCCCTGGACTGAAGAGGCCTGGAAACGGGTGGCAAATGCGCCGGACTTTGTTCGACCGGGCATTTACAAGCTCATGCAAAAAAAGGCACGACAGCATGGTTATAAGGAAATTACTTCAAAATTTCTTTCGGAAATACGGGATGAATCCATGCAGCTCGCATCAAAACGCATCAGGAATATTGGATTTGATGAACTCAGTATGGATGCATGGGACAAGGCCAAAGAGAAGCTAAAGAATGCACGGAAAAAAGAGGTCATTGATAACATTAAGGCATTTCTTGGTGAACGAATAAACAAGAATGACGGTATTATTACCAAATTTCAGGCATATCTTAAGACAGCAGGGAAGACGGGAAAAAAAGAAACCCCA
The sequence above is a segment of the Candidatus Brocadia sp. genome. Coding sequences within it:
- the arsB gene encoding ACR3 family arsenite efflux transporter codes for the protein MNFKLAFFEKYLTFWVLLCIGAGIVLGKAAPDVAVKLDSLAVYEVSIPIAVCLFFMMYPIMVKIDFAEVIKAGKTPKPVFLTLFINWCIKPFTMYVIATFFLGHLFKDFLPGTEIIKDGSTVGLYRSYISGAILLGIAPCTAMVLMWGYLARGNDGLTLVMVAINSLTMLVLYAPLGGFLLKVNKMPIPWETIALSVLIYVALPLVAGYFSRRWIIKTKGLVWFQKKFLHFLTPVSITALLATLVLLFSFKGDVIITQQQAILFIAIPLFIQTCFIFAISYALARFLGLGYRDAAPTAMIGASNHFEVAIATSTMLFGLSSGASLATVVGVLIEVPVMLMLVKICLKTQNWFK
- a CDS encoding arsenate reductase ArsC, with translation MDSRPIYLFVCVENACRSQMAEGIFNTLTDKAVARSAGTEIAKEINPVAIEVMKERGIDISQQKPKVLDKKMIVNATKFITMGCTKNYPLTPKEKTIDWNIPDPKAKNKQYFVTVRDLIERHIVELLKQDKL
- a CDS encoding ArsR family transcriptional regulator, which encodes MNAFKTQKFAKLLKALSSDIRLNIISYLASGEKCVCHIYEYFKLSQNLVSHHLGILRESGLIKDRKDGKWVYYSLKEENIEKVTHFLQEIVQKKKEERC
- a CDS encoding radical SAM protein translates to MNYKPYAISWNTTYRCNLRCSHCYLDTNALTRQSASELSTQEGFRLIDQMAELNPNQLLILTGGEPLLRKDIYDLASYASRKGMMVVLGTNGNLIDDDVAKKLKESGVTGVGISLDSIVPERHDNFRGIPGAWDDTLNGIEACRRQGIEFQIQTTVTRENFHEIPDIIEFSYNLGAKVFNLFFLVCTGKGQELTDITPQQYDQALHQLYEIQKKYQGKMMVGAKCAPHYRRIVYEHDASSPLIRTYAGGCPAGTHYCRVTPEGNVTPCPYMPNISGNVREKSFGEIWKHTADFQTLRNANLHGRCGMCEFQYICKGCRARALAAAGNQMDEDAWCDYVPGKYGSKVIQLATSETFGIEENFTMPWSIDARNILKQIPSFGRGMVIKGVERFAVNKRYPEVTVDVMRAAREEMMSNRKTAFPMKSDERTQPPSPSMGKNGGEPLQNEEIPWTEEAWKRVANAPDFVRPGIYKLMQKKARQHGYKEITSKFLSEIRDESMQLASKRIRNIGFDELSMDAWDKAKEKLKNARKKEVIDNIKAFLGERINKNDGIITKFQAYLKTAGKTGKKETPVTTVWAEEAKQRLEKAPIFVRGRAKKSIEDFAIQKGVTEITCELIDQYMENIPSFVRNRFK